aatataaaatacgggtatatgtattttatatttgggttaatttaacttaaatttgggttaattaaaaatcattggAATGGCTCTTCCTATTAAACACAATAGACCCATAATTTTTGGGCTTATTTCTCTATACTACAGCTTTACTCTACTTTgcatatacaatacatatacctacagcTTTACTCGATGTGTTCTGTTTTTCAACAAACTAATTACTagtgaaggtagaaaatgcatgccATTTctcattacttattattttaaattatgtattgtttgattgtaaaatcttattcaatatatattaactatatgtaATTGTTTAAAGCCTTAAcataatcgaatttattttctttaatttaagaagtttattataattattattaagtgaaatgactagcaatttataccctcatttttattcTGTTTGTTAGTAACCAGTACCTACACACAGAGAAGGGCTGTAGTAGAAATATGTTTTTTACCTAGATCTACTATCAGGGTTCTAATTTAAAAGCTCTCAGCTATTAGGCCTTGACTGGTGTCTAGATGCAAGTAGGGTAGGACAGATACCTCGTTTTCTACTAAGTACAAAAGTAAGTAGGTTCCTAAAtcatgtatggatttttaaattttacttatatctTATTCTgatctaggtaggtatatcacaTAAGTACACTTACAAATAGAATAGGAGCCTTTGaggcatttatttatttgctacttATATATAACTTGATATTAAAACTGTTTGAAATAATCTCAAGAGGCAGCAGGGTTATACTTATTATCATTACTTAGTAATTTTCTTacctttttttgtattatttagaatattttCCTCATGGTGATGTTTGTAGGTTATTGAAATATAACGTgcccatttttattataagaatggttgaacaattattttgttaatccatgtttactaatatttactaaatatgACAGTCAGTCAAAAATATTATGTGgtgacaataaaaaaataaaaaacaattctgAATACTAGCCAGAACAACTAGAACAACTGACCTCTAGCCTCTAGCAGGTAGGTATATTAACTATTCTATCTATGATATCTATGTTTATACTCTATTTCAGTAGAGAATAAATTCTGGATCTATTAAGGGAAGTATTCCAAACCTATATTTACCAGACATACCTATATTTTGAAACACTGGTACTATAGGAGGTATAATTTGCTAAGAATTCTAAACCAAAGTGTttcttttaatgattttataaaatcttaccTCTAATCTGCTTAAAAATATGCGTCGTTGAATGTCATATATAGGAATCAAGGAGGTCATGAGATAAGTTGACTAATGTTTTGACGTTTGTTATAGTGGCAAAGACAGACGCGTTCTTGACACTGGAGAAGCGTCAGTAAACGAGAAATGCAAAAACGTCAgtaaactagaaaaaaaaacgaaacccGTTTACCAAAAAAGCAATGTTTTTTTGGTAAACGGGTCTCGATGTCACACGCCcctatcaaacaaacaactactttttaaaacagtttatttataatataacattaaaaatattaacaggtacctataaaaatattctGGATATACAAATTTTCGGCCAACACTTATTCATATGTAGTACTTACTGTTTCTTAGATagcttaaataacaaaaaatattatcaaattgatATATCTTATTACAGACTGTGGACTGATATTTAGCTAGACACCGCGTTTTGGAAGTAGACAGAGCTCTGCTGACAACTTCGTCGGCGGCGTCACCTAGCTATCGACGGCGATACGATTACGATACTGTTCAGAGTTGATGTGTGctatatttaaatttggaatgcctTTAGAAGGCCACAAATTCGCGCCATGACTTATCTCGTGAAgattaaattacatattgtcAGCCAATAGCttaccggaaatatcgctctctttcgttgTGATGTGACGAAACAGTAAGCGATGTTTCCAGTTAAGCTGTTATTGGTTGACTATATATTTTTGTCTTCAAGAGATATGTGTATAGTAGGCGTCTATTTCTTGCCTGTGGTGCGGTATCTATAGCATGGCTAATTCGTTCgaaacactcccgatggtccgcgggagCCGGGtcgtagcgatgccccgcgcacACGACTTCACAACCGCGATGTCTTTCTGCCGCCaaccgcccgtcgcccgcataccatgggagtgtcatcaacgaatttgccaagctatagctaaaTATCAGGAACGTCGTCTATttgtatgtcatcatcatcattataaacccatattcggctcactgctgagctcgagtctcctttccgaatgaaaggggttaggccattagtccaccacgctggcccaatgcgggttggcagacttcacacacgcagagaattatgaaaattctcacgatgttttccttcaccgtttgagacacgtgatatttaatttcttaaaatgccataactgaaaagttggaggtgcacgccccggaccggattcgaacccacaccctccggaatcggaggcagaggtcatacccactgggctatcacggctgtctaCAGGCTACAGGCGTCTATTTCCTACCTGTGGTGCGGTATCTAGCTAAATATTAAGAACATCCtctgtttataatttatatgtatgtttaaTGTTCATGCAGCAACAAATCCCTCCTTCAGTTTGTGTAGGTAGTCCTGCCGAGCCGGCATGTCGTCGGCGGGCCGGTTGTATGGCAACCAAACTGGCTCGCCGATGAAGAAGCGCTTCGCGTGTATGAAGTTCTggaaagtcatatttaaaacttCAAAATTTGAATGGTTAggaggttatatattttttaaatcagagaAGGCAAATCAGACACAAAATGTTAGTACGGTTTCACTATACTAACATTAGTGTCCAGTGTGAACCGGTGGTAGATGCCACTGGGTATGACAATCATGTCTCCGGCAGACACTGCAATGCGGATCCATTGGTCGTCGCCGTCACGAACGTCGAAGTAGCCTGACCCATCCAGCACAAGCCTGAAATAAagagattatatatttttagtcaTTTATGGTTGTTTCGACATATGCAGTCATATGCTACATTTTGATCTTTATAAAACACGCGCGTATTTGAGCGTgttcattccagcaccttctgAACCGATAGTGTTCGAGCGAACACTCGCGAATGAACGAATGAacataaagttttaaataaggGTAGGCACAATGTATAAAAATTGTACAACAAGAAAAATCCTTCTCCAATAGAGATTCGTAATCATAATGACTCTTGAGCTGGGCACATAGTTGGAAAGATGatgttggacgttggggtcccaagatgctggaatggcgaatgGCATCAGAAAGCGTGTCAGaatgtgttggtcgaccccccaccagggcgactgacgacatcaagtcacagggattcgctggatgctggcagctaaggcttgtgatgtttggaagtctctacaaaaggtgATTACGGCAATGATTAATGAATCTTAAagttaggcagtgcatttttgcatttactAAGTGTACACCACTGGTGGTCAGCTAGTATGAACATGGATTCTGATGACCTTATAAGTGTTTCATTGTTCATATGAATTGCAATATAGAGTTTAGATCCACTTTGTTggtccaatgcaggttggtgattgtgataaattttgatttatcaagagtaaaatattcgtgataatatttgactctTGATAATATTAAGAGCCTTTGACAAACTAGAAACCTGTGATCTAAAGCCATTGTAGGTTAACCACTGGGCCAGTGAGGCAGTTAACAAATAATGCAATAGTACCTTATTTCCTCATCAGTGTGCAGATGTTCTTCATAAAACGACTTTATCTTCTCTTCATAGTTTGGAAGGCTGTCTTTGGAACAAGTGATTTCATCTTCATATGTGTATCCTCTatcctttttaattttctccAGCACTCCATCTGTTGTGTATGTCTCCACATTTATCTGAGTACAGTATACTTCAttatttgttgaaaattaattcTTATAGAAtttaatacacatttttttaaatctattgcAGTTATAAAGACAGTGatagtaacattttttaaattcaaatttaaatataatcttaCACGCCGAAATAGCAGAAATGTTGCAactagatttaataaaaaatgtatcatTTATAAACGGTTATTCAGGCAAATTAATCTAATTTGAATAGCAAATGGAAAATATTCTGAGTTTTGTACTTAGTGGAACTGTTTGTGTATTATGAGATGTCTTTTTGCTgctaaaaaagttttattcatGTTCATAGAGGTAGGTATGTATAGTTTAGGCATATTCTATATTTTAAGTTCATCGGCAGGCCAGTTATGAGTTAAATTAAGATAacaataactataaataaacgtgtaataagtataagtataactGATAAAAGACTTTAGACTCAACTTACATTGAAATATTCAACTCCAGTTATTGCGTATAAATCTTGGAGCCCAATGAACTGTGGAGGGTTTCTGTGGTGCTCCAGACGCTGGTCGTTGGTGTCGCTGTCCATGTACCAAGCTTTAACCATGGTTAAaatctacaaaaataaaactttttcggTGTTTCACAATCAAACCACAAACCACAAACcaccaaaaaaacaaaaataaatcagatGTCAAGTTAGTGTCAGTTGTGACATTGACATAGGATTATACTTGTTTTTTATCAAGAGGTTGGACTCTTGCTCTTTTGAGCCTGTGACGGTAAGaaaatattctgttttttgtatgttattttttactaaatgaAATACCTAATAATTCTATGCTTGTAAtccagtgtttttttttctattctttacaagttggcccttgactacaacctctcctgatggtaagtaatgaggcagtttaagatagaagcgggctaacttgttaggatgaggatgaaaatccacacccctttcagtttctacacgacatggtaccggaacgttaaatcgcttggcggtacgtctttgccggtaggtttgtaactagctacggccgaagcctcccaccagccagacctggaccaattaagaaaatcttaatcagcccagccggggatcgaacccaggacctccgtcttgtaaatccaccgcatataccattgcgccacagaggtcgtcaaaaaccaCTCTGgctgtttttcttttgttttctataGTGAGTCTCCGGGACGGTACGTAGGAAAATAGGTTAAGTCGCAATCCATAatagttagtagttagtagCATCAAAGGCTGGATTTGGAGttccaaaaattcaaaaacttggCTTTGGCGTACCAACAGTTATGTAGTTAGGAAAATAAGTCacaccaaatattttttttaatttttgctatGGTTTATTAAAGTAATAAGTAGATTGCATTGACTGTGAAAAGTTATTAGAACTCAAGGATAGTCAAACTAGGCCTTACAGTGTTCAGCAGGAGTCCTAGTTGTAGTCTCATGTTCAAATATGACTGAGTCAGGGTACACAGATTGAATAAAAGAAGTTTtgcaagtaaaaataaatttaatacattATTCTACGAATGTTACCTACATACACTCTTTTTAACTAAATTACAATACAGACACGAAGATTGGGGTTTTATTTACgtctatcaaaaatattttacacttcattaacactataaaaaaaaaaaacattttataatttcatttaacacACCGAGAAGaataattctaataattataaagttattatatcTGTATCATTGTGATATAGTAATAGTGCATGTTTGTTAACAATAGCGATATGCGAATaactttaattacatttttgatTGTACCAATTATtcccttaataataattagatttttaaatatcGAGGGTATTACTCAAACCACATTATTTACTTACGCTAACGCCATTTTAGTAGGTGTTTAACTGTTATTTACACCATAAAACTGGATACTTTTCAACTTGTCCTCCTATTATATTACTGTGCTGTGATATTACTACACGtggtacacacacacacttccaGTTCCTCgcacatttaaatatttcattaagaCTTTAAAATACTGAGAAATGCGTTGATAAGATATCTTGAAAATAATAGGGTTCCAATgtgactaaaaacaaaaaacttttagatacagtgttttgtcacttacaaatattttctaaacgAATGATACAAAAAAGTTCATAACATTAaagtttaagtaaaaataatcaACAACCCAAAACTTAAGGACTGagagaattgaaaaatttaaatgcaattcaatttcaaattaacGTTTTATGGAcggaaatagaaaataataaacaattataataacaaatacaaaataaattaacaaattcaTAAACAACACATTTGAACCAATTTTATCGGATAAtttgtggcgaacgaactctttcgttcgcccactttaggttaggccatctacattcacattccagattcatttcatatttagaattccctcgaacgcgcatgcgtggatatattgtttcgcccatcaTTACATCTTTACCGTTCCTCCATTCCGCACACCGCATCATCACTTTAATAGTCCTTTTATTTTCTGtccttttacaattattataatcagtgaaAGAATAAATACCTATACCAATCAACATCGTCGTATTCATATCTATTTACTAACATCAAACCTCCATGGCGATAAATTTATGAGATAGTCCATTTTAAGTTAacatattttaagtaatttggGGGTAGGTACTGCGGAGTTAATCTGATGTAGGCATTATAAAAAGGATAAGGCGCAAGACTAGGCCATTTTAAGTAAACAAGGCCgttaaatgttattaaatattatattagttgaCACAGTTGACTTCATAGTACTTAAAATTTCCACTATTTCAAtgtttgcaataaaaaatattgtgtctATGAACTGAGACAAAAAGTATTTGTATGTGTATTTTACAAAATCTAAAATTGCTATGCCAACTCCacaaactttaattattataattggttcacacagaataaagaataaatccaGAATGAGTGTTtgcaagcagcgtggtgaagccagtgaaactcataaaaacaaacgtcacgcgt
This DNA window, taken from Bicyclus anynana chromosome 1, ilBicAnyn1.1, whole genome shotgun sequence, encodes the following:
- the LOC112054486 gene encoding acireductone dioxygenase, translating into MVKAWYMDSDTNDQRLEHHRNPPQFIGLQDLYAITGVEYFNINVETYTTDGVLEKIKKDRGYTYEDEITCSKDSLPNYEEKIKSFYEEHLHTDEEIRLVLDGSGYFDVRDGDDQWIRIAVSAGDMIVIPSGIYHRFTLDTNNFIHAKRFFIGEPVWLPYNRPADDMPARQDYLHKLKEGFVAA